The Carassius gibelio isolate Cgi1373 ecotype wild population from Czech Republic chromosome A19, carGib1.2-hapl.c, whole genome shotgun sequence genome segment TATTGCAACACCCCTGTTCCCTGCCATACTGTATTAAGCAAAAAGCGGTGAGAGAGGATTCATAAAAGTTGGAGAAGTGAAATGACTGAAGTTGTAATCATATGACAGCGGTGGATGTAGTGCGTCCAGACATCACAAAGTAATTTATCCAAATGTAGTGcagcgacaaaaaaaaaaacttccaaggATGTGTGCTGGAGCTAAACCCAGCAGGAAGGTGCTCTTCAGGAAGAGGATTGGACACTCCTACACTACCCCTAAGGTAAAGGGATACCAGCTTATTGGTACTTTGCATAGATGATATGTAAAAGAAATGCTAACAGTCCTTCTAAAGTATCGGTAGTACTAACTATTGACAAAATCCAGTACATGTACAGCATCTGCCAGGCAAAACAGGTGCAGGTATGTTATGCCTTGAAATTAATTGATATGTACTCTACAGTTAACTCTACGGGACAACAATGGTACTTTTATAAGAAAGAGAGTTTGTTCGCCCCACCTGTCCGTTCAGAATCTGCTGGTTGTCATTCTCGTCCAGTACCTTGTCTGGTACAGGAGGTGGTTTTTCGTCCTCAGGCTCTTCGTCATTCACAATGGCGGCTGAGTGCCTGGCCTCCATGTCAGCGCTGTAGCGGCTCTTCTTGCTGAGGTTGACCGAGGCATACTCCGCACCATTGGGCAGCATGGTGTAGTCTGGTGTAGCGGGGCTTGGGTGGCAGTTAAGAGGAGGTGCAGGTGGTTCCTCTGGGCTTAGTGTACCGTTGGGGAGGCCAGTGTCCTTGAGTTCTTTCACCGTCTCGTACAGACAGTCCTCAACACTGACATCACGGGAGGCGCTGACCTTCACCACCTCATACGTGCCTACTCCTGCGGGAGCTTGAGCATCGATGGCTGCTTCGAGGGTATCGGTGGGTGGAATGCTGGGTAATTCACGGTCCTGGTGATACTTAGAGGAACGGATTTCTGACTGGCTGGAGAGCACGTCTTCTGAAGGCTGGGGACTTGTGTCCATTGTGTCTGTTAGTACTGAGGATAAAGGTAAGTGGAAAGAGTGTGACTATCTGCTATAGTCAGCTCCAAACAGTGTCAGTAAAGCGCTGCTGTAGAACTGTTACCTGTACCACTGGTGAGAGGCCCGTTATGAGAGCTGCTGACCGCCAAGTCAGTACCATGGCTCTCTACTGACTGGCTGCATACTTCTTTTTCTGACACCTGCAGGGAAATAGAACAGAAAACATTGCCTACGCACTATATATATAAGTGAAATACTATAAAATACTACATTGGGGTCAGAAAAACACACAGGGTTGTCATAGATTGAGGGGTCAAGATGAGATATATGTGCTAGACTTCTGTATATTTCTTATAGTTACAGAGTCAATAATAAAACTGACTGTAAATGTCACTTGTGAGATTGTAACATGCATCGCTTGATTTTTTGACAATAGAGGGGTGcaagaataaaaattaaaaaaaattaaaaaaatgggtCATGGACCAAAAGAGGTTGAGAACCCCTGCTATGAAGAGACCGAAGACAAAGACACTTGGACTGAGCTCATTGTTTGCATCTTTAAACTATGGCAAAAACACTGTGCAGTGGCACTATGGGACAACCTAGTGGTAGGTCACTGAAATGTCTGTTGCCAGGGTGATGAAGTCCTTCTGATACAGGAGGGTAAATCTGAGAGCCACTCTCAGATTGTCACAGCAAGACAAAGACTCCATTTAACCTGTCAGGCTGAGACAGACACCACTATTTAAACCAAACCCTCCTCAATTAATATTGACAGGCAAGATGTACATCATCGTGTAAAGGTTAGCCTTCAGATATCCATCAAAACTACAGAGGTTTACAGTGTTAACAGAGAGATAATGTCATGCATTTGCTTAATCATTTAATACGCACTTTATAATACAGAGGGTATCAACTCTGAGGTCTCAGCTCCATGTGTTGTCGCCGAATCAATTAACTTTCAAATTACACTCAATTTTAATAGACAACTATTTATAAATAGGAAGCACCTCTTaagtttaaaatgttatgtaagAAATATTGGCTACAATGCAAAGCTACAAAGTTGTTTAAAACAGTTAAACagttaacagtaaaacagttcaatagaaaaacaattaaaatatatatttttttcaaactatGAATTGCTCcgatttaaattctaataaattaattactattatttcaatagcatttttcaatttaaaatttaGGGACAATAATATTTCAatgattttgattttgatgaTTTCAATGTCTTTGTcatcagtgtcccatgatccttcagaaataattttaacatgctgatttgctgctcaggtgacattttcttgttattatcaatgttgaaaacactgctgtgtgtcactgcttaatacttttgtggaGCCAGTTatatgtttctttttcttttgactcttgattaatagaaagttcagctgaacggcatttatttttaaataaaatcttttgtaacaatgtaaaagtcttcagTTAAATGCACTCTTGTTGTTGCATTCAAGTTTTATAGTGGTGTCCACCTCTTTTTCACCGCTACATCCCTGTGTCCAAATGATTTATTTCAGTTCTTGTACAGTCAATAACAATTAAACCTGACTGAGTTGTAAAATGTGTTGTTATTCTTACAAGCCATTTAACTACTCCTGAGGAATTCAAAATGAGTCGTAAACCTCAAAACGTTGAGAGCCCTTGGTGTAACAGTTTCTGTCATACTGTATGCATAACCAATGACTGTTATTAACACCATTTACACAAAGGAAAAGTTTTGAAATTTGTACAGCTGTCATGCTGCTGTCAGCATGCAAATGCAGCTTCCATAGCTAACGATAAAACTGAAGTAAATGCAACCTGAcatacataataaacataaaatcaaCATCTGGCTGTGTGGTGGCCTCGTGATCTGTGTGTATTGCAAGTATGTGCTCCAACAAGACATGAACACATGCTAGAAGGCCCTCATTTAATGTTGCAATGAACGATTCAAGCATAAAACATACCCACAGACCCTGCCTATACAACTTATTTGTAAAtgcatggatgtgtgtgtgtgtgtgtgtgttttagcagtCAATTATGCCCCCACACTAATCTCCTGACTGCTAAACATCTCCTGAACTCTGTCCTTGGCTGATCATTTCACAGAAAACACTCACTTAAATGCAACAGACCCAGAGAGAAAGGCATCTCATGCATGAAGTTTCTCATCTCCCTGTGGCCAAACAGAAATGTTAATCTGTCTGCTTCATGCTTCCCTCCCACAAGTCCCGGGTCTCACAATGACCATCCATTCTCTTCTCCGTTCTCCCATCTTTACCAGGCCCTCAAGCACAGCGGTCACACATTCTCGTGACTAAAACACTCTCAAGATGGTTCATGTCATCTTGGGACTCTCTGTgattaaaaatgtcttttgaAATGAAAGATAAGGATTGGTTCAGAGGGACTGTGTAAGGCTCTGTTTGAGCCACAATGAGGCAGCACAGGCTTAAATCTCTTGGATGGAAAGCATCACTGAAGCACAATTCTTACCCCATTCATCAGGTTTTCATGGTCTCCTGGCGGCCCCCCTTTTTTCTTCCTGTTCAGTCAGAGGGAGAGAATTACTGAGAAATTTAAATTAAGTATGGCAATTGGCAACATTTAATATCATATTACAAGATGCAATCTAAGATGTGTTCTAGACAGCAAaggatttaaaaacacatttaatatagAACTGAATCTTCAAATCTGCTCCAAAGGAAACCACCATTGGGAGTTTTCTACCAGTTATATGGTTATAATTTTCATTAAGACAATCcttatataatttcttattatcgtatacaaataatttaaataaaaaaggaaaattacagCTGatctcttttgaaaaaaaaaaacatcatggcaaataaataaataccacgaCATGTAGGCCTACTAAACGTTTGTGATAGACTGAACTTTTGTtaaattttgtaaatattgtgtaaaataaaggttaatttaatttaaaaaattctgCACATCTCATTTACAGGTCCAGGGGgtactttttatattttccatgcCAATTTGGGGAAAAACTGTGGAATGCTACAGAATGGATTTgtggtaaaatgtgttaaataaagaTTAGAGCATAACAATAATATTAGTAGGGGAAAGCATAATATTTTAGAAagcataattaaattaatatgtaaTTAACAAAATATGTAATAACAGAGATGAGGGATGTGTTGAATTTTGTTATTGATAGTTTTCCAATTATTATACAGAtagcatattttcatatattggtATCAGGTATGATCAAGTCTGctctatattttaaaacaaaatatgtaattttctacttcttcttaaaaaaaaaacacatatcagaTGTACCAAAGAATATGAGTGTTTTACTGATACTCACCCCTGGCAGCTTGCACACAGCAGCAGCAGGACAGAGAGCAGCAGGAAAGTCGTGAGTGCTGTGAGCGTGCCTACAAGTACCAGCTCCCCTTTAGCCAGCGCCGCCGCCCCCGCGACCTCTGACCCCAACATAGCACTCAGCACAGGAGCCATTATACATCACAATGATGAGTCGCCTTCATCAACCAAATGCACCTCACTGCACAGGCTGGACACAAAAATGGATAGAGCCATTGAAAAAGAACTAGGGGAGGAGAGAAGAAGAATAGTTTTTGATATGGAATGGTTCTCTTAAAGACATTTGTACTTGAGCAAACCAAGAAAAACTTGAAACCTTATTCGTTTTTGTTCCAGAgtcagattattattatatttaagtgtGAAATTCTGTATGCTAATTAATCAGATGATCTCAGATCCAAATGATGTCATGGAACAAACTTGAAATCATCCCCAACTGTGGTAGAGCTCTTTGTCCAAAAGAGTTTTGCTGATTCATAGCCACAAGAGGGCAGGCGAGTACAGATGCAGAATCCTGACACGCTGGCGCAGTGAACCCAGCCCGAGGCTTCTTCAGAACAAATGGCTCTTGGACATTTCACTCAGTAACCCAAACATGTAGGCTAGTTTGATTTGACAGCGAGCCAGATTAAACAGAGTCCTGGACCAGGATGGGGTGTGATGGAGGCCCCCGCCTCCACAAGCTGAATAGACAGATAACAATCAAATGGCTGGCATCCCAGTGGTGACTGAGGCCCGGGCGGGCAGCGCTTCTGATCTTTTGTGTGAGGGGAGATGGACAGCACCGCTGCTCTCCGAAGGGTGAGTCTTTCCTCTCCACTCGCTCAAACTCTCCGATAAGAAACAGCAGAATGAAAGCCACCAAAATCTATGAAGTTGGGATTCATTGTGAACAAATCCAAATCTTTATGTTGGAATTATTCGGGCCTTTCGCTTTTTTTTCTCAGTCCAAATATTATCATGCTACTCTTGAAATGCATGGTTAATGCATAACAGAAGAAGAACTGTAGGTTTGTATGAGATGAAAAAGCCAATTGTGCAACGCCAGAAACTATGCAAAGCGTAGGCATTAACATATTCAATGATTCTCAAACTTTATAACTAATGCCTGCTGAACAGTGCAGAATATCTCCTCAGCACTGGTTTCAGTAGTGGAGGTTTCATTTGAATATTGAGGGATAGATGATGAATAATCatatcaacaaaaataaataataaagatatctgtacatattatataataacatgaacatcatattatataaaaaagttatcTATAAAAGGGGTTCACAAACTTTGATTCACTTTGGCTTAAACATTTTTACCTTTAcctgaattaaatacattttgtttttaaattggcAAACCataatgatgatggtgatgatgataataagaataataaatgttattaattatattgttttatgtattttattttattatagaaatcCAATTGTGGTCTAATCTTCCTTTACCAGCATCTCATCCTAAATTATTTCCTCCTTCCAAAGCATAATCTAAAACCTTGATAGGCCTGTGAGTCAGATATGATTTCTGAGCTTTCTGTATGTGTCGTAGTAAGATAAAAATATGGATATCATAATAAAACGTTCCTTACATATCTTTTTAAATTAGATTC includes the following:
- the LOC127935243 gene encoding phosphoprotein associated with glycosphingolipid-enriched microdomains 1-like; the encoded protein is MAPVLSAMLGSEVAGAAALAKGELVLVGTLTALTTFLLLSVLLLLCASCQGKKKGGPPGDHENLMNGVSEKEVCSQSVESHGTDLAVSSSHNGPLTSGTVLTDTMDTSPQPSEDVLSSQSEIRSSKYHQDRELPSIPPTDTLEAAIDAQAPAGVGTYEVVKVSASRDVSVEDCLYETVKELKDTGLPNGTLSPEEPPAPPLNCHPSPATPDYTMLPNGAEYASVNLSKKSRYSADMEARHSAAIVNDEEPEDEKPPPVPDKVLDENDNQQILNGQLLSPLTTAAPLDNVSPDSELSDVYSKVVKNTIKETENDYSSIGEIKGMVAESTSSDLYTTVGDENPMALGSQPPEGLTENADPGYETIKTSKASEEAHQGNGIVEPDYESVGELCLNVEISRL